A stretch of DNA from Mycobacterium senriense:
GTCGTCGGCGTCGATCGGTATCCGAACGATGTACCGCAGCGCGGGCAGCGCCGCACGGTCCAGGTCGGCGAGGCGGTCGTGGCCGAGGAATCGGCCCATCCCGAAGAGCACGGGCGCGTTGGTGCGGGCCAGGATGTCGCAGGCCTCGGCGGCGGTGTAGCGGGTGTTCAGCGGCACCATCGCCGCCCCGGCGTGATGGATCGCCAGGCAGGCCACCACCCAATGCCAGGTGTTCGGCGACCAGACGGCCACCCGGTCGCCCGCCCGCACGCCGAGGTCGATGAGCGCGGCGGCGGCCCGGTGCACCTCGTCGCGCAGCGCGGCCGCGGTGAAGGACCGTTCGTCGGTGATCAACGCGTCGTGATCGGGGAGCCGGCCCGCGAAACGATCCAGCGCCGCGGGCACCGTGCGCGGATCGTTGGTCATCGAATGCTCCTAGAGAGTTCCACCCGCGAAGCGCAGTCACCGGCGGCCTAACAAAGCAAGTGCTTGGTAGGTTAGCCTACAGGGCATGCAGGACGTCGAGGAGTTCCGGGCGGAGGTCCGTCAGTGGCTCGCCGACAATCTGGTCGGCGAATTCGCAGCTCTCAAGGGCCTCGGCGGGCCCGGACGCGAGCACGAGGCGTTCGAGGAGCGCCGGGCATGGAACCAGCATCTCGCCGAGGCCGGGCTGACCTGCCTGGGGTGGCCGGTCGAGCACGGCGGCCGCGGCCTGTCCACCGCGCACCGGGTGGCGTTCTACGAGGAGTACGCCAAGGCCGACGCCCCGGACAAGGTCAACCACTTCGGCGAGGAGCTACTCGGTCCCACGCTGATCGCCTTCGGGACGCCCGAGCAGCAGCAGCGCTTCCTGCCGCGCATCCTCGACGTCACCGAGCTGTGGTGCCAGGGCTATTCGGAGCCCGGCGCCGGCAGTGACCTGGCCAACGTGGCGACCACCGCCGAACTCGACGGCGACGAGTGGGTGATCAACGGCCAGAAGGTGTGGACGTCGTTGGCGCATTGGGCGCAGTGGTGCTTCGTAGTCGCGCGCACCGAGAAGGGGTCCAAGCGCCACGCCGGGCTGTCGTATCTGCTGGTGCCGCTGGATCAGCCGGGCGTGGAAGTCCGCCCGATCATCCAGCTGACCGGCGACTCGGAATTCAACGAGGTGTTCTTCGACGACGCCCGCACCGAGGCTTCTCTGGTGGTCGGCGAGCCCGGCGACGGCTGGCGGGTCGCGATGGGGACGCTAACCTTCGAGCGCGGCGTGTCGACACTGGGGCAGCAGATCCGTTACGCCCGTGAGCTTTCCAACCTGGCCGAGCTCGCCCAGCGCACCGGCGCCGCCGACGACCCGTTCATCCGCGAGCGGCTGACCCGGGCGTGGACCGGGCTGCGGGCCATGCGCAGCTACGCGCTGGCCACCATGGACGTCGAGCAGCCCGGTCAGGACAACGTGTCGAAGTTGTTGTGGGCCAACTGGCATCGCGATCTGGGCGAGCTGGCCATGGACGTCGTCGGCAAGCCCGGACTCACGCTGACCGACGGCGAGTTCGACGAATGGCAGCGGCTGTTCCTGTTCACCCGCGCCGACACAATCTATGGCGGATCCAACGAGATCCAGCGCAACATCATCGCCGAGCGGGTGCTCGGCCTACCCCGAGAGGTCAAAGGATGAGTCTGTCCGAAGCTCCGAAAGAGATTGCCGGACACGGGCTTCTGCAGGGCAAGGTGGTGGTCGTGACCGCGGCCGCGGGCACCGGCATCGGCGCGTCGACGGCACGGCGGGCGCTGGCCGAGGGTGCCGACGTGGTGATCTCGGATCACCACGAACGCCGGCTGGGGGAAACCGCCGACGAGCTCGCCGCCCTGGGGCAGGGCCGGGTGGAAAGCGTGTTGTGCGACGTGACGTCGACCGCGCAGATCGATGCTTTGTTCGCCTCGGCCACCGCGCGGATGGGACGCATCGACGTCCTGGTGAACAACGCCGGGTTGGGCGGGCAGACCCCGGTGGTCGACATGACCGACGAGGAATGGGACCGCGTCCTGGACGTCACCCTCACGTCGGTGTTTCGTGCCACCCGCGCGGCGCTGCGCTATTTCCGCGATGCGCCGCACGGCGGGGTGATCGTCAACAACGCCAGCGTCCTCGGCTGGCGCGCGCAGCACTCGCAGTCGCACTATGCCGCGGCCAAGGCCGGGGTGATGGCTCTGACCCGTTGCAGCGCAATCGAAGCCGCCGAATACGACGTGCGGATCAATGCGGTGTCGCCGAGCATCGCGCGGCACAAGTTCTTGGAGAAGACGTCGTCGTCGGAGTTGCTCGACCGGCTGTCGGCCGGCGAGGCCTTCGGGCGGGCCGCCGAGCCGTGGGAGGTGGCGGCGACCATCGCGTTCCTCGCCAGCGACTACTCCAGCTACCTCACCGGCGAGGTCATCTCGGTTTCCAGCCAGCACCCGTGAGTCCCAGTGGCCAAGCAAGCGCTTGGTTGATACTCTGATCGGGTGGACCGAGTGCCCGGTCAGGCCAACAGCCGGCGAGACGAGCTATTAGAGCTCGCCGCGACCATGTTCGCCGAGCGCGGATTGCGTGCCACCACCGTGCGCGACATCGCCGACAGCGCCGGCATCCTGTCCGGCAGCCTGTATCACCACTTCTCCTCCAAGGAGGAGATGGTCGACGAGCTGCTGCGCAGTTTCCTGGATTGGTTGTTCGCGCGCTACCGCGAGATCGTGGACAGCGAAGCCAATCCGCTGGAGCGGCTCAAGGGCTTGTTCATGGCGTCGTTCGAGGCGATCGAGCACCGGCACGCCCAGGTCGTCATCTACCAGGACGAGGCTCAGCGGCTGCTGTCGCAGCCCCGGTTCTCCTACATCGAGGACATGAACCGGCAGCAACGCAAGATGTGGCTCGAGCTGCTCAATCAGGGCGTGGAGCAGGGTTGTTTCCGGCCCGACCTCGACGTCGACCTGATCTACCGCTTCATCCGGGACACCACGTGGGTGTCGGTGCGCTGGTATCAGCCCGGCGGGCCGCTCACCGCGGAGCAGGTAGGCCGGCAATACCTCGCCATCGTCCTTGGCGGAATCACTGCGGAATCGAAGAAGACCGAAGAAGGAGTCTGAAATGCCAGAGGCGTACGTCATCGATGCTGTGCGTACCGCGGTCGGCAAGCGCGGCGGATCGCTTTCCGGGGTTCACCCGGTGGATCTGGGCGCCCTGGGCTGGCGCGGACTGCTTGACCGGGTCGACGTCGATCCCGCCGCCGTTGACGACGTGATCGCCGGCTGTGTGGATGCCATCGGCGCGCAGGCGGGCAATATCGCCCGGCTCTCGTGGCTGGCCGCCGGCTATCCCGAAGAGGTTCCCGGCGTCACCGTCGACCGCCAGTGCGGTTCCAGCCAGCAAGCCATTTCCTTTGGGGCACAGGCGGTTCTGTCCGGCACGGCCGACCTGATCGTCGCGGGCGGTGTGCAGAACATGAGCCAGATCCCGATCTCGTCGGCCATGACGGTGGGCGAGCAGTTCGGCTTCACCTCGCCCACCAACGAGTCCAAGCAGTGGCTGCACCGCTACGGCGACCAGGAGATCTCGCAGTTCCGCGGTTCGGAGCTGATCGCCGAGAAGTGGAACCTGTCTCGCGAGGAGATGGAGCGCTACGCGCTGACCAGCCACGAGCGCGCATTCGCGGCCATCCGCGGCGGTCACTTCGACAACGAGATCATCACCGTCGAAACGGAATCCGGGCCGTTCCGGGTTGACGAGGGCCCGCGTGAGTCGTCGCTGGAGAAGATGGCCGGCCTCAAACCGCTGGTCGAAGGGGGCCGGCTGACGGCGGCCATGGCCAGTCAGATCTCAGACGGTGCCAGTGCCGTGCTGCTGGCGTCCGAAAAGGCGGTCAAGGAACACAATCTGACGCCGCGGGCGCGCATCCACCACATCAGCGCCCGCGCCGCCGACCCGGTCTTCATGCTGACCGGGCCCATCCCGGCGACCCGCTATGCGCTGGACAAGGCCGGGCTGTCCATCGACGACATCGACACCGTGGAGATCAACGAGGCCTTCGCGCCGGTGGTGTTGGCCTGGCTCAAGGAGATCAAGGCCGACCCGGAGAAGGTCAATCCCAACGGCGGCGCGATCGCGCTCGGGCACCCGCTGGGTGCCACCGGCGCCAAGCTGTTCACCACCATGCTCAACGAGCTGGAGCGCATCGGCGGGCGCTACGGCCTGCAGACGATGTGCGAAGGCGGCGGCACGGCTAACGTCACTATCATCGAGCGCCTGTAACCGGTAGGCCTGCGCGCCTCTACCGCGACACCGAAATTACGCACACGACGCCCGCGTAGTTTCCGCGGGCGCACCCTTGTCAAAGGTTTCATTTTCTGCGCGCCGGTTATGCGTGCCAGTTATGACATCGCGCAGTGAAACCAGAAGTGCACCGCAACTCGCCGGCTGGTTGCCCTCCAACCAGGAAGACCTCGAGTCCTGGCTCGAGGGTCACGCCGACCGGACGGAGAGCCGCGGCCAGGACGTGCCGCTGCATCCTGTGCTCGTCGAGTTCCAACAGTTGATCGACGCCGATCCGGTTGTGCGGCTGTACCTCAACGAGATGATCGCCCAGGTACCCGAGCGCAAGCCCTATCGCAAACGGCACCTGCACGACGTGCCGCAGCTGTTGCGCATGATCAACGAGGTGCTGAGGATGGCCCCCGAATTCGGCGAGAGTGCGGTGACGCTGCCGCTCAACGCGATCCTGGACTGGACCATGGGCACACCCGCCGGGTTCGCCGCCTACCGCGATCCGCGGATCAACGCCATGTTCAAAAAAATTCTCAACGCTTGGTGCGAATTCCTCAGCAGCGCGGATTCGCTGTACGTGCTGAACGATTCGCCGTCGGGTTGGAAATGCGAGGCCGCCAAACGTGCTGTGGGCATCGAGGAGTTCGTGCACGACCCGGCGGACGAGCACTGGGGCTTCACGTCGTGGAATGACTACTTCACCCGACGCTTCGTCGAGGCCGCGCGACCGGTCGCCGCCCCCGAGGACGACAAGGTGATCGTCAGCGCCTGCGAGTCGACTCCCTACCGGATCAGCACCGGCGTGCAACGCCAGGACTACTTTTGGATCAAACGCCAGCCGTATTCACTCAACGACCTGCTAGCCAACGACGACGCCGTTGATCAGTTCGTCGACGGCACCGTCTACCAAGCGTTTTTGAGCGCCACCAACTACCATCGCTGGCATAGCCCCGTCGCCGGCACAATCTCGCGCGCGTTGGTTCAGGAAGGTACCTACTACTCCGAGGACGACTCGGAGGGCGCCCAGGCGGTGGACCCGACCACCTCGCAGAGCTATCTGGCCCATGTCGCCGCGCGGGCGATCATCCTGATCGAGGCGGACGATCCGAAGATCGGTCTTGTCGCGTTCCTGGGGGTGGGCATGTCGGAGGTGTCCTCCTGCGTCATCGGCCCAAACATCAAGCCCGGCAACCGGATCGCCAAGGGCGACGAACTGGGCTACTTCCAGTTCGGCGGCTCCACCGAGTGCCTCATCTTCCGCCCGGGGGTGATCGCGGACTTCAGTCTGGCCGCTGTTCCGCAGCCGTGGAATCCCAGCCCGCCGCTGGTGCGCGTCCGCTCCAAACTGGCCACTGCGAACTAGGCGTTGATTTGTGCGGGCCGAAGTGCAGTCGCACTCGTTACGCCGCTAGCGGGTTGCTACCACCAGCCCGATGCTGCCCAGGGCGAGCAGCCAGCTGGTGAAGCTGCCGACCAGGAAGTACTCGGTCACCTCGTCGATGCCGACGCCGCCGTTGCGGTTTGTCTGAGCGTTCAATTCGGGAAACCGGATGATGCCCTTGGCGGCGACGACGGCACTGGCCGCGGCCACCTGTCCGCCGACACCGAGGCTCAGGATCAGCAGGCGCTCCATCGGTCCCAACAGCCTGCCGCCCTTGAGCCGGTCCGACGGCTGCGGCTCACCGGCCGGGCGCACCGCGCCCACCGAGCCAAGCACCAAGCGCACCAACTGATTTGCGGTGGCGA
This window harbors:
- the kstR2 gene encoding TetR family transcriptional regulator KstR2, with product MDRVPGQANSRRDELLELAATMFAERGLRATTVRDIADSAGILSGSLYHHFSSKEEMVDELLRSFLDWLFARYREIVDSEANPLERLKGLFMASFEAIEHRHAQVVIYQDEAQRLLSQPRFSYIEDMNRQQRKMWLELLNQGVEQGCFRPDLDVDLIYRFIRDTTWVSVRWYQPGGPLTAEQVGRQYLAIVLGGITAESKKTEEGV
- the fadA6 gene encoding steroid 3-ketoacyl-CoA thiolase FadA6, whose amino-acid sequence is MPEAYVIDAVRTAVGKRGGSLSGVHPVDLGALGWRGLLDRVDVDPAAVDDVIAGCVDAIGAQAGNIARLSWLAAGYPEEVPGVTVDRQCGSSQQAISFGAQAVLSGTADLIVAGGVQNMSQIPISSAMTVGEQFGFTSPTNESKQWLHRYGDQEISQFRGSELIAEKWNLSREEMERYALTSHERAFAAIRGGHFDNEIITVETESGPFRVDEGPRESSLEKMAGLKPLVEGGRLTAAMASQISDGASAVLLASEKAVKEHNLTPRARIHHISARAADPVFMLTGPIPATRYALDKAGLSIDDIDTVEINEAFAPVVLAWLKEIKADPEKVNPNGGAIALGHPLGATGAKLFTTMLNELERIGGRYGLQTMCEGGGTANVTIIERL
- the ipdE1 gene encoding acyl-CoA dehydrogenase IpdE1, whose amino-acid sequence is MQDVEEFRAEVRQWLADNLVGEFAALKGLGGPGREHEAFEERRAWNQHLAEAGLTCLGWPVEHGGRGLSTAHRVAFYEEYAKADAPDKVNHFGEELLGPTLIAFGTPEQQQRFLPRILDVTELWCQGYSEPGAGSDLANVATTAELDGDEWVINGQKVWTSLAHWAQWCFVVARTEKGSKRHAGLSYLLVPLDQPGVEVRPIIQLTGDSEFNEVFFDDARTEASLVVGEPGDGWRVAMGTLTFERGVSTLGQQIRYARELSNLAELAQRTGAADDPFIRERLTRAWTGLRAMRSYALATMDVEQPGQDNVSKLLWANWHRDLGELAMDVVGKPGLTLTDGEFDEWQRLFLFTRADTIYGGSNEIQRNIIAERVLGLPREVKG
- the ipdF gene encoding (5R,7aS)-5-hydroxy-7a-methyl-1-oxo-2,3,5,6,7,7a-hexahydro-1H-indene-carboxyl-CoA reductase, with the translated sequence MSLSEAPKEIAGHGLLQGKVVVVTAAAGTGIGASTARRALAEGADVVISDHHERRLGETADELAALGQGRVESVLCDVTSTAQIDALFASATARMGRIDVLVNNAGLGGQTPVVDMTDEEWDRVLDVTLTSVFRATRAALRYFRDAPHGGVIVNNASVLGWRAQHSQSHYAAAKAGVMALTRCSAIEAAEYDVRINAVSPSIARHKFLEKTSSSELLDRLSAGEAFGRAAEPWEVAATIAFLASDYSSYLTGEVISVSSQHP
- a CDS encoding phosphatidylserine decarboxylase family protein, coding for MTSRSETRSAPQLAGWLPSNQEDLESWLEGHADRTESRGQDVPLHPVLVEFQQLIDADPVVRLYLNEMIAQVPERKPYRKRHLHDVPQLLRMINEVLRMAPEFGESAVTLPLNAILDWTMGTPAGFAAYRDPRINAMFKKILNAWCEFLSSADSLYVLNDSPSGWKCEAAKRAVGIEEFVHDPADEHWGFTSWNDYFTRRFVEAARPVAAPEDDKVIVSACESTPYRISTGVQRQDYFWIKRQPYSLNDLLANDDAVDQFVDGTVYQAFLSATNYHRWHSPVAGTISRALVQEGTYYSEDDSEGAQAVDPTTSQSYLAHVAARAIILIEADDPKIGLVAFLGVGMSEVSSCVIGPNIKPGNRIAKGDELGYFQFGGSTECLIFRPGVIADFSLAAVPQPWNPSPPLVRVRSKLATAN